The proteins below come from a single Argentina anserina chromosome 1, drPotAnse1.1, whole genome shotgun sequence genomic window:
- the LOC126795271 gene encoding LOW QUALITY PROTEIN: superoxide dismutase [Cu-Zn] 2-like (The sequence of the model RefSeq protein was modified relative to this genomic sequence to represent the inferred CDS: inserted 2 bases in 1 codon): MKAAAVITGGDKSPVRGSLPFVQGPQGPTHVRGKISGLSPGLXSNGCISTGPHFTPLNKEHGATSDHDRHAGDLSNVTAGQDGVAEVSVSDIRVSAY; this comes from the exons ATGAAAGCAGCGGCTGTGATCACCGGAGGAGACAAGTCTCCGGTCAGAGGCTCTCTTCCATTCGTGCAGGGCCCCCAAG GGCCGACCCATGTGAGAGGCAAGATCAGTGGTCTATCTCCGGGCCT CTCAAACGGCTGCATTTCCACTG GACCTCACTTCACTCCACTGAACAAGGAACATGGAGCTACGTCAGACCACGACCGACACGCCGGTGATTTGAGTAACGTCACTGCCGGCCAGGACG GAGTTGCTGAGGTTTCTGTCTCAGACATCAGAGTTTCGGCCTATTAA